A window from Neobacillus sp. PS3-40 encodes these proteins:
- a CDS encoding recombinase family protein, with the protein MKYAYARVSTLHQDLEVQLQALEKEGCDKIYSDKFTGTKTDRPQFSILLQELKPGDTLVVTKLDRFARTTADGINTIKGLFEKGIKVHVLNMGLVEDTPTGRLILSVMLAFAEFERDMIVERTQEGKAIAKQKGNFKEGRPRKFKRAQVEHALKLLETNSYKQVEEITGISKSTLIRAKKREGKLQLG; encoded by the coding sequence ATGAAATATGCATATGCTAGGGTATCTACCTTACACCAGGATTTGGAAGTGCAATTGCAAGCACTAGAAAAGGAAGGCTGTGACAAAATTTACTCGGATAAGTTTACTGGAACTAAAACTGATCGACCACAATTTAGCATTTTGCTACAAGAATTAAAACCAGGTGATACATTAGTAGTTACAAAGTTAGATCGATTTGCTAGAACGACAGCAGATGGAATAAATACTATTAAAGGACTATTTGAAAAGGGAATCAAAGTTCATGTATTGAACATGGGGCTTGTAGAGGATACACCAACAGGGAGGCTAATATTGAGTGTAATGTTAGCGTTTGCAGAGTTTGAAAGAGATATGATTGTTGAACGGACACAAGAGGGAAAAGCAATAGCTAAACAAAAGGGTAACTTTAAAGAAGGAAGGCCACGGAAATTCAAGCGAGCACAGGTTGAACATGCTTTAAAGCTTCTGGAGACAAATTCCTACAAACAGGTCGAGGAGATAACTGGTATTAGCAAAAGTACGCTGATAAGGGCGAAAAAACGTGAAGGGAAACTCCAACTAGGATAG
- a CDS encoding YolD-like family protein, producing MEEFDQRIAYAIEYNLLVKVIFWSDSFTSDITGRVHFVNSINYQLRIESETGEFHRISFKDVVGIAVLA from the coding sequence GTGGAAGAATTCGACCAACGGATAGCTTACGCAATAGAATATAATCTTCTGGTTAAGGTAATTTTTTGGTCTGACAGTTTCACTTCTGATATTACCGGACGCGTCCATTTCGTCAATTCAATAAATTATCAACTCCGGATAGAGAGTGAGACTGGCGAATTCCATCGGATATCTTTCAAAGATGTTGTAGGAATCGCTGTTTTAGCTTAA
- a CDS encoding DNA adenine methylase, with amino-acid sequence MRYIGSKEKLLNFIYDFIESKVDRGSDTLTFADLFTGTATVSKFFRNKGYKVIANDILTVCVIWAKAALASNSQITFNKLANSKEIRKQEFTNLFPKNIDLVLNHLNSLKGKEGFIYTEYSPEGTNNRMYLTGENASKIDAIRNQIKLWKASNLINESEEALLIASLLLATNRVANIAGTYGAFLKKWDKRAFNPIKLELIDTPTNDNLDHIVIQQEVQQISESIVADVVYLDPPYNFRQYGAYYHVLETIAVGDSPIVTGKTGLRPWQEKKSDFCYKGKAAIALKEVINKLKINHIFLSYNADGILEHEEILEILREKGTVEFKDISFQRYKSNNGGSGELKVKERLYYVKSKSK; translated from the coding sequence ATGCGTTATATTGGATCAAAGGAGAAACTACTTAACTTCATTTATGACTTTATTGAATCAAAGGTGGATAGAGGATCAGACACACTTACTTTTGCTGATTTATTTACAGGGACGGCAACTGTGTCAAAGTTTTTTAGAAATAAAGGATATAAAGTAATTGCAAACGATATATTAACAGTTTGTGTTATATGGGCTAAGGCAGCTTTAGCATCAAATAGTCAAATAACCTTTAATAAGTTAGCAAATTCAAAAGAAATTAGAAAACAAGAGTTCACTAATTTATTTCCAAAAAATATAGATTTGGTTCTAAACCATTTAAATAGTCTTAAAGGTAAAGAAGGGTTTATTTATACAGAATACTCTCCAGAAGGTACTAATAATAGGATGTACCTTACTGGTGAAAATGCATCTAAGATTGATGCTATTAGAAATCAGATAAAATTATGGAAAGCATCTAATTTAATTAATGAATCAGAAGAGGCACTATTAATTGCATCACTTTTATTGGCAACAAATAGGGTAGCTAATATTGCTGGAACGTATGGTGCCTTTTTAAAAAAATGGGATAAAAGAGCATTTAATCCTATTAAATTAGAGTTGATAGACACCCCTACTAATGATAATTTAGATCATATTGTGATTCAACAAGAAGTACAGCAGATTTCAGAGAGTATAGTTGCTGATGTAGTTTATCTTGATCCACCATACAATTTCCGACAGTACGGTGCTTACTATCATGTATTAGAAACTATTGCTGTGGGTGACTCCCCAATTGTAACTGGTAAAACGGGGTTAAGACCTTGGCAGGAAAAAAAGTCCGACTTCTGTTATAAAGGTAAAGCAGCTATTGCTCTTAAAGAAGTGATAAATAAATTAAAAATTAACCATATTTTTTTAAGCTATAATGCTGATGGAATATTAGAACATGAAGAGATTTTAGAAATTTTAAGGGAAAAAGGAACTGTGGAATTTAAGGATATATCGTTCCAAAGGTATAAAAGCAATAATGGTGGTAGTGGGGAACTAAAAGTAAAGGAGCGGTTATATTATGTCAAAAGTAAATCAAAATAA
- a CDS encoding DNA methyltransferase: MSKVNQNKELDLEIVEDKENIIEGEDKDLEEQDQSTNILPFWREEKSKGRKKKKEMGVNGVDLGERGIYDKRNKLNDLTGREWTFFLNSVLVKAYPPRVKEGVGFDLRKIHPSPKPPQLMKDIISFFTKGDQWILDPFVGVGGSLLGGSLCDTPRHGVGIDLNHLYLNAYKTVCETDSIPLEHTIHGDSKEVLSNPHPLLDRKFQMIITDPPYADMMNKKKTGQKLKFYGKDEPSPYTNDERDLGNQEYDQFLIQFKDIMELAVKKLEVGKYAVVFCKDFQPKPDKPNILHADIINSLSTIPGLVYRGMKIWYDQANDLFPFGYPYAFVMHQMHQYILIFRKEEEK, from the coding sequence ATGTCAAAAGTAAATCAAAATAAGGAATTAGACTTGGAAATTGTCGAAGATAAAGAAAACATTATAGAAGGTGAAGATAAAGATCTCGAAGAGCAAGATCAAAGCACAAATATTCTTCCTTTCTGGAGAGAAGAAAAAAGTAAAGGTAGGAAGAAGAAAAAGGAAATGGGGGTTAATGGTGTAGACCTTGGTGAAAGAGGGATTTATGATAAAAGAAATAAATTAAATGACCTTACTGGGAGAGAGTGGACATTTTTTCTAAATAGTGTCCTAGTGAAAGCTTATCCGCCAAGAGTAAAGGAAGGGGTTGGATTTGACCTAAGGAAAATTCATCCTTCACCTAAACCTCCTCAGTTAATGAAGGATATCATATCATTCTTCACTAAAGGTGATCAGTGGATTCTAGACCCTTTCGTTGGAGTAGGTGGAAGTCTTTTGGGTGGCTCATTGTGTGACACTCCTAGACATGGAGTTGGGATAGATTTAAATCACTTATACCTAAATGCTTATAAAACCGTATGTGAAACCGATAGTATACCTTTAGAACACACAATACATGGGGACTCAAAAGAAGTACTTTCAAACCCCCACCCTTTATTAGATAGAAAATTTCAGATGATAATAACAGATCCTCCTTACGCAGATATGATGAATAAAAAAAAGACAGGTCAGAAATTAAAGTTTTATGGGAAAGATGAACCTTCGCCATATACAAATGATGAACGTGATCTTGGAAATCAGGAATATGATCAATTTTTGATTCAGTTTAAAGATATTATGGAGTTGGCAGTAAAAAAATTAGAAGTAGGAAAATATGCAGTGGTCTTCTGTAAAGACTTTCAACCAAAACCCGACAAACCCAATATACTACATGCAGACATTATTAATTCATTAAGTACAATACCAGGCTTAGTATATAGAGGAATGAAAATTTGGTATGATCAGGCAAATGACCTTTTCCCTTTTGGCTATCCGTATGCATTTGTGATGCATCAAATGCATCAATATATACTTATTTTTAGAAAAGAGGAAGAAAAATAA